Genomic window (Granulicella arctica):
GAAGAAGACAGCCAGGTTGGCCCAGGAGAAGAAGAAGAGCGCTGCGATGGCGCCGACGTGGAAGGCTCCCATGGCGATGGTCGTGATCCAGTTGATGCGGCCTTGCTGATGCTCGCGGCCCATGCGAAGGTCCTGCTTGACCTTCATCTGCACTTCGGCGACGACGGGAATGGCGGCGATGTTCTTGACGCGCTTCTGGGCTTCCGTCTGGGTGCCCTTTGTTTCGTCCTGCGTAAGGAGAGTCGGTGTCATATGTTTTCTTCGGTCCCTTTGGTGTTGCCTGTTGCCTACTGCTTGATGCCTTATCGACAAGCTAACAGGGGTGAGGAGGGGGTGGGTGTAAGACTTTTGTAATGCCGGGATGTGACTGTATTTGTTAGGGTTCTGGCATGCGAGTTTTCTGGATAACGACGTTTATCGGCGTGACGGTTTTGGGTGCGGGTCAGAGCATCGTGGCGCAGCATCGCGACCTGCCGACGAGTAAACAGATTGTGGGTGTGGTGCCGGGTTCGCCGAAACGGCTGAACAGCCTGCCGATGTCGATGGCTGTGTCGCCGGATGGCCGCTACGTGGTCACGGTGAACGCGGGGTATGGGACGTTTGAGTCGGGGTATATGCAGTCGCTCGCGGTGATGGATACGCGGACGGGTGCGGTGGCTGACTTTCCGGATGACCGGACGCTGGTGGGTGCGAAGCAGACGCTGTATTCGGGGCTGGCGTTCAGCGCGGATGGCAAGCATGTGTACGCGAGCATGGGGTCGGAGACGGACCCGCTTGGGGCGCAGGGCGACGATGCCGGGAGCGGTGTGGTCGTGTACGGGTTTGCGGACGGGAAGATTGTTCGGGAGCGAATGATCAAGATCGGCATGCAGCAGTTGGCGGGCGGTCGGCGGACGAAGCTTGTGGGTGGTGTGGATGGGAGTCTGGGCGTGCCGTTTCCGGCGGCGATTGCGGTGGTGGGGCAGCGGCTGCTGGTGGCGGATAATCTCTCGGATGATGTGTTGCTGATGGATGCGGCGACGGGTGCGGTGGTGACGCGGTTCGATCTGGCGGAGAGCGATGCTGTGCCTTCAACCTATCCGGTGGCGCTGGCGGTGACTAAAGATGGAAGCCGTGCGTTTGTGGCGCTCTGGAATGCGAGTGAGGTGGTGGAGCTTGATCTTGCGAAGGGAACTGTGGGTCGCAAGCTGGCGCTGTTGAAGCCACCGAGCGCGATTGCTCCGGGGACGCATCCCTGTGCTCTTGAGATTGCCGCGGATGGCAAGACGATGTACGTGGCGTTATCGAACCGGGATGCTGTGGCTGCTTTGAATGTCGGGGCTGGGCAGTTTTCGGTGAAGGGCTACTTCGATACGCGGTTGCCACGGCAGACTTACTTTGGGGCGGAGCCTGAGGCATTGGCTATGAACGCGGATGGCAGCCGGCTGTACGTGGCGAACTCGGCCAGTGATGCTGTGGCGGTGATCGACGTAAAGAAGCTGACGGCGAAGGCGGCGAAGCAGGGGATGGTGGAGCCTATTGGCTTTGTGCCTACGGAGTGGATGCCGATGTCGATGGCCTTCAGTGGGAGCAAGCTGTATGTAGCTACCGCGAAGGGGCATGGGACGGGGCCGAATCCGTTGCCGATGCGGTCTACGGACGCTTCGGCGGGGAGGCGGTTTTTGCGGAAGTACACGTATATCGGGACGCTGCTGTATGGGTCGCTGGCGGCGATCGATGCGGGTGAGATGGAGACAGGGCTGAAGGCGTCGACACAGGTGGTGCTGGAGTCGAACCGGATGAAGGCGGCGGAAGAGAAAATTGCGTTTGCGGGTGGCGGCGATGCCAGCCGGATCAAGCATGTGATCTACATCATCAAGGAGAACCGGACCTATGACCAGGTCTTCGGCGACCTGAAGAAGGATGGGAAGCCGGTGGGGAATGGTGACCCCAGCCTAACGATGTATGGGGAGGCCGTGACGCCGAATCAGCATAAGCTGGCGCTGCAGTTTGGGGTGCTCGATAACTTCTTCGACTCGGGTGAGGTCTCGGGTGACGGGCATGTGTGGTCGACGGCGGCGATCGGTACGGACTACCTCGAAAAGACGTGGCAGCAGAGCTACCGGGGCAATGAACGGTCGTATGACTTTGAGGGTGTGGTGGCGGAGGGGTATCCGCTGCTTCAAAGGATCCCGGACGTGAATGAGCCGTCGAGCGGCTACCTTTGGGGGAACCTGGCTTCGCACGGGAAGACGTACTACCACTTCGGGGAGTTCATCTCGACTGTCTTCTGCGGGGAGAAGAAGACGGCTAACCCGCAGCAGGGGCCGATGCTTGAAGGACAGACCTGCGCGAAGAAGGAGATCGCTCCGGGCGAGGCGCTGCCGGAGGCGTGGGGCGGCGGGGTGAACAAGTGGCCGTGGGGGATTCCGCTGATGGCGTCGAATATTGCGACAAAGCCGGAGCTGGTGGGACACTTCGCTACGGAGGCTCCGGACTTTGCGCTGAAGGTGCCGGACCAGGTGCGGGTGAACATCTTTGAGAAGCACCTTGCGGGCTGGGTGAAGGATAAGGAGCAGGGGCAGGACACGATGCCGAACTTCGTGATGCTGCGGCTGGGCAACGATCACACGGCGGGGACGACGCCGGGTTCGCCTACGCCGAAGGCTTCGATTGCGGACAATGACCTGGCGATTGGGAGAGCGGTGGAGGCTATCTCGCACTCGCCGTTCTGGGACGATACGGCGTTCTTCATTCTTGAGGACGATGCGCAGGATGGTGGCGACCATGTGGATGCGCATCGGAGCCTGGCACTGGTGATCAGCAAGTATGCCCCGCATGCGGGGGCGGGTGAGAGCGCGTTTGTGGACAGCCGCTTCTACTCGACGGTGAGCGTGATTCGGACGATGGAGACGCTGCTGGGTCTGCCCCCGATGAATAATAATGATGCGTTCAGTTCGATGATTTCGCCGGAGTTTACGGGGCCGGGGGACCAGGCTCCGTTCAACGTGGATGCAAGGAATCGGGAGAATGGGCTGATCTATACGGCGAACACGAAGACGGCACCGGGCGCGAAGGAGTCGATGAAGATGGACTTTCGCCATGCGGATCGAGCGGATGCACAGAAGCTGAACGTTATTCTGTGGAAGGATGCAATGGGCGATCAGGCTGTGCCGACGTCCCTGACGGAGCGAAGGAAGAACAGGAAGAAGGATGACGATGACTGAGTTGACGAAGCTTGCACCATTTCGGTTGGCGCCCTATTTTAGCGAGCGCATCTGGGGAAAGAAGAGCCTGGAGCCGTGGTACGCCTCGACGGGCACGACGGAGCTTGTGGGTGAGGCGTGGCTGACCGGGCCTGCGTCCGTAATTGAGACCGGCGAGCTGGCAGGGAAGACGCTCGCGGAGGCGATACGCGAGGACGCTGACGCGGTGATTGGACCGAAGGGCGACCGGGAGTTTCCGCTGCTGGTGAAGATTTTGTTTCCGAATGAGAAGCTGTCGGTGCAGGTGCATCCGGATGACGTGCAGGCGCAGGCGATTGGGCAGCCGCGCGGGAAGACGGAGTGCTGGTATGTGCTGGAGGCGGAGCCGGGCGCTTCGGTGATGCTTGGGCTGACGCCGGGAGCAGGGCCGGACCAGGTGCGGGCGGCCGTGGCGGGCGGCACGATGGAGCAGTTGATGCAGCATGTGCCGGTGGCCGTCGGGGATATGGTGTTTGTCGATGCGGGAACGGTGCATGCGATTGCGCCGGGCGTGACGTTGCTGGAGACGCAGCAGACTTCGGATACGACCTATCGGCTGTATGACTACGGGCGGCCGCGTGAGCTGCATGTCGAGCAGAGCCTTGGCGTGATGAAGACAACTACGAAGGCGGGGAAGATCGCGCCACACGCTATGGATGGCTTTACAAGGCTGATCGATGAGCAGTATTTTTCTGTGGACCGTTTTGATCTTGCGGGCGGCTCTCTTGAGGTGGCGATGGAAAGTGTTGGCTGTCTCGTGGGATTGAAGGGCACGGGCTCGGTGGATGGCGTAGAGTTCAAGGCTGGACAGGCGGTGATCGTGCCGCTTGGTCTTGGCAAGGTACAGGTTGAAGCGAAGGCGGACTTTGCGTTTGCGCGCTGCCTGTCGCCGGTCAGCTAGAGGAGGGTTTATGGCGCAGTTGAAAGCAGTCCCGGATGGGTATCACAGCATCCAGCCGTACCTGATCTTCAAGAATACGGTGGAGGCGATTGCCTTCTATACAGAGGCGTTCGGCGCGAAGGAGCGCCTCTGCATGAAGAATGAGAACGGCAGTGTAGGTCATGCAGAGATCGAGATTGGCGACTGCTGCATCATGATGGCGGATGAGAGCGAGAAGATGGAGGCGTTCGGGACGGAGCACTATGGCGGCTCACCGATCAACCTGATGCTCTACGCCGAGGACTGCGACGCGGTGTACGCGAAGGCGATTGCGGCGGGCGCGGTGAGCGTGCGTGAGCCTGCCGATCAGCCGTATGGAGATCGGATGAGCGGCGTGAAGGACCCGTTCGGTTATAAGTGGTGGATCGCTACAAATATCAAGTACATGACACGAGATGAGTTGGAGCGGCTTGGATAGGTTGTTCTTCGGGTTGCGAGTGTAAGGCTGGAGTAGCGTGTCGAAGAATCGATTTCGTGTTCATGGTGTATCGAACAGCCTTTGGAATGAAGACCTGGCTCCGGTGGCGCGTGAGGACCGGAGGTGGGGGCTCTGGGACCTGTGCTCGGTGTGGCTGGCGGCTGCGGTAGGGGTGCCGGCATGGTTGCTCGCGGGCGGACTGGTTGCGTCCGGGATGACTGCGGGGCAAGCGGCTGGGACGCTGCTGGTGGGGAGCGTGCTCGCGCTTCTGCCGATGGGGTTGAGTGGAGCTGGCGGGATCACGTTCGGGGTGCCATCGACGGTGCTGTTGCGGGCAAGCTTCGGGGTGATCGGCGCGCGTGTGCCTGCGGTGCTGCGGGCGCTGGTGTCGTCGGGATGGTTCGGGATTCAGTGCTGGATTGGTGGACTGGCGATGTATGCCGTGCTGCGACTGATGATGCCCGGCATCCATGCGGAGGCGAAGGCCTGCTGCTTTGCGGTCTTCTGGGTGGCGAGTGTGGCACTTGCGGTGTGGATGCCTCTCAGGGGCCGCGCGGTGCGGGAGGGAAGTACGCTGCTTCTGCTGGCGGGGGCGGTGGGGCTGTTGCTGATGATTGGCATGGGCGCTCGGCCGGGAGAGGCTCTCGAAGGTGCATTGAACGTTGTACCGTGCGACGAGACGCAGATGCAGCTCTTCCGGAAGATCCTTGGCGGATCGCTGACGGCGGTGTTTGGCTTCTGGAGCGTGGTCGTCCTGACGGCTTCTGATGTGACGCGGCATATGAGAACACAGGGAGTTGGAGGGCGTCGACCATGGGCAGGGTCGTTCTTTCAACTTGTCGGCGTGGCGGCGGTTCTGGCGGTGGTGATCATGATGCCGGGAGTCCTGGTTTGGAACCCTGTCGATTTGATCCTGAGGCTGCATCAGCCGGTTCTTGCGACGCTGGGGCTGGTTGCTGTCGCGGTGGGGACTATGGGGGCGAATTTATCAATGAATGTAGTGGAGCCTGCGGCAGTCTTTTCTGGCTTGCGACCGAAGGCAATTTCTCCGCGGATGGGAGCGGTGATTGTTGGGCTGGTCGGGATGGTCGCTATGCCGTGGCGCTTGACGGCTGATCCGGCCAGGTATGTGGGCGGATGGTTGTTGGTGGTGTCGGGCATACTGGGGCCAGTCGCCGGGGTGATGATTATGGACTACTTCGTGGTGCGGCGGCGTTCGCTCGATGTGGAGGGCTTGTATGTGCGAGGCGGGCAGTATGAATACAGCGCTGGCTTCAATGTACGGGCGCTGCGGGCGATGGCAGCGGGGATGATTGTGGCGTTTGCAGGACTATTGTTTCCGCGGCTGCACTTGCTGTTTGAGTATGCGTGGTTCGTCGGCTTTGGGGTGGCGGCGCTGGTGTATCTGGCGCTGATGAGTGGGCCTGCGGAACGGGCGTCGATTTCACCGACGCCACTGCTGATCCCGATGCAGGGATTTGAAGGTGAAGGCGCTTGATCTGCAGATCAGGGGAAAAAACAAATAGAGATGCTGAGCATAAGCTGTTTGCAATGAACGACTTAGCTGTTTTACGTGTCGCTAAATGCAACATAACAAATGACTTACACGTAAATATAAAATTCAAAAGGAGATAGACATCTTCTGGAGTTAGCGGAGAAAGACTCCGAGCTCATTTGCGGCGTTGCGGAGGTGCGGCAGGAAGCGGGTTTGCATGTCGTAGACGGGCATGCGGGGGGCGTGGCCGCTGAGGTTGATCGTTGCCACGACTCTCCCTGAGGGGGCATAGACGGGGACGGCGAGGGAGCGAAGACCTACCTCCAACTCCTGATCGACGAGGGCGTAGCCGGTGCGGCGGACG
Coding sequences:
- a CDS encoding cytosine permease — protein: MSKNRFRVHGVSNSLWNEDLAPVAREDRRWGLWDLCSVWLAAAVGVPAWLLAGGLVASGMTAGQAAGTLLVGSVLALLPMGLSGAGGITFGVPSTVLLRASFGVIGARVPAVLRALVSSGWFGIQCWIGGLAMYAVLRLMMPGIHAEAKACCFAVFWVASVALAVWMPLRGRAVREGSTLLLLAGAVGLLLMIGMGARPGEALEGALNVVPCDETQMQLFRKILGGSLTAVFGFWSVVVLTASDVTRHMRTQGVGGRRPWAGSFFQLVGVAAVLAVVIMMPGVLVWNPVDLILRLHQPVLATLGLVAVAVGTMGANLSMNVVEPAAVFSGLRPKAISPRMGAVIVGLVGMVAMPWRLTADPARYVGGWLLVVSGILGPVAGVMIMDYFVVRRRSLDVEGLYVRGGQYEYSAGFNVRALRAMAAGMIVAFAGLLFPRLHLLFEYAWFVGFGVAALVYLALMSGPAERASISPTPLLIPMQGFEGEGA
- a CDS encoding bifunctional YncE family protein/alkaline phosphatase family protein; this encodes MRVFWITTFIGVTVLGAGQSIVAQHRDLPTSKQIVGVVPGSPKRLNSLPMSMAVSPDGRYVVTVNAGYGTFESGYMQSLAVMDTRTGAVADFPDDRTLVGAKQTLYSGLAFSADGKHVYASMGSETDPLGAQGDDAGSGVVVYGFADGKIVRERMIKIGMQQLAGGRRTKLVGGVDGSLGVPFPAAIAVVGQRLLVADNLSDDVLLMDAATGAVVTRFDLAESDAVPSTYPVALAVTKDGSRAFVALWNASEVVELDLAKGTVGRKLALLKPPSAIAPGTHPCALEIAADGKTMYVALSNRDAVAALNVGAGQFSVKGYFDTRLPRQTYFGAEPEALAMNADGSRLYVANSASDAVAVIDVKKLTAKAAKQGMVEPIGFVPTEWMPMSMAFSGSKLYVATAKGHGTGPNPLPMRSTDASAGRRFLRKYTYIGTLLYGSLAAIDAGEMETGLKASTQVVLESNRMKAAEEKIAFAGGGDASRIKHVIYIIKENRTYDQVFGDLKKDGKPVGNGDPSLTMYGEAVTPNQHKLALQFGVLDNFFDSGEVSGDGHVWSTAAIGTDYLEKTWQQSYRGNERSYDFEGVVAEGYPLLQRIPDVNEPSSGYLWGNLASHGKTYYHFGEFISTVFCGEKKTANPQQGPMLEGQTCAKKEIAPGEALPEAWGGGVNKWPWGIPLMASNIATKPELVGHFATEAPDFALKVPDQVRVNIFEKHLAGWVKDKEQGQDTMPNFVMLRLGNDHTAGTTPGSPTPKASIADNDLAIGRAVEAISHSPFWDDTAFFILEDDAQDGGDHVDAHRSLALVISKYAPHAGAGESAFVDSRFYSTVSVIRTMETLLGLPPMNNNDAFSSMISPEFTGPGDQAPFNVDARNRENGLIYTANTKTAPGAKESMKMDFRHADRADAQKLNVILWKDAMGDQAVPTSLTERRKNRKKDDDD
- a CDS encoding type I phosphomannose isomerase catalytic subunit codes for the protein MTELTKLAPFRLAPYFSERIWGKKSLEPWYASTGTTELVGEAWLTGPASVIETGELAGKTLAEAIREDADAVIGPKGDREFPLLVKILFPNEKLSVQVHPDDVQAQAIGQPRGKTECWYVLEAEPGASVMLGLTPGAGPDQVRAAVAGGTMEQLMQHVPVAVGDMVFVDAGTVHAIAPGVTLLETQQTSDTTYRLYDYGRPRELHVEQSLGVMKTTTKAGKIAPHAMDGFTRLIDEQYFSVDRFDLAGGSLEVAMESVGCLVGLKGTGSVDGVEFKAGQAVIVPLGLGKVQVEAKADFAFARCLSPVS
- a CDS encoding VOC family protein codes for the protein MAQLKAVPDGYHSIQPYLIFKNTVEAIAFYTEAFGAKERLCMKNENGSVGHAEIEIGDCCIMMADESEKMEAFGTEHYGGSPINLMLYAEDCDAVYAKAIAAGAVSVREPADQPYGDRMSGVKDPFGYKWWIATNIKYMTRDELERLG